From Stigmatopora argus isolate UIUO_Sarg chromosome 14, RoL_Sarg_1.0, whole genome shotgun sequence, the proteins below share one genomic window:
- the LOC144088725 gene encoding LITAF domain-containing protein-like isoform X1: MTPAIGAVAFTPAVPVVTHTVPVTHVTTVAPPMPMLGEGPGQAVCPTCQTTVVTEVVRTPGLMAWLIVAGIAIFGFLPCAFIPLCVDSCKDVNHHCPCCHRLIYSHKKM; the protein is encoded by the exons ATGACACCAGCTATAGGAG CTGTTGCATTCACACCAG CTGTTCCAGTAGTCACACATA CTGTTCCAGTCACACACG TTACGACAGTTGCTCCACCCATGCCGATGCTGGGAGAGGGTCCAGGACAAGCCGTGTGTCCCACCTGTCAAACCACAGTGGTCACAGAAGTAGTGCGGACCCCAGGCCTGATGGCATGGCTCATCGTTGCAGGCATCGCAATCTTTGG GTTTCTTCCCTGCGCCTTCATACCCCTCTGTGTGGATTCCTGCAAGGATGTGAATCATCACTGTCCATGCTGCCACAGACTCATTTATAGTCacaagaaaatgtaa
- the LOC144088725 gene encoding uncharacterized protein LOC144088725 isoform X2: protein MRCCFLSAVGRKGHIITWGSSVKKDVSLFAGDKIHRLAMMMQNGDQYGFVAPAYPGPPMNNLDQVNPGIVYQQPMTPAIGGLNVFCLK, encoded by the exons ATGAGATGCTGCTTTCTTTCAGCTGTTGGGAGGAAAGGCCACATTATTAcgtgg GGTAGCAGCGTCAAGAAAGACGTCTCTCTCTTTGCCGGCGATAAAATCCACAG ACTTGCAATGATGATGCAAAATGGAGACCAATATGGGTTCGTAGCTCCAGCCTACCCTGGCCCACCCATGAACAATTTAGATCAAGTGAATCCAGGAATTGTGTACCAACAACCTATGACACCAGCTATAGGAGGTTTGAATGTCTTTTGTCTAAAATGA